One region of Bacillus zhangzhouensis genomic DNA includes:
- a CDS encoding MurR/RpiR family transcriptional regulator yields the protein MSAGGLTLLHTIKSKLPQSEKIIADYILAHPDKVIKSTVHEISQAAGASSSAVIRLCKSLGLDGYHDLKMRIAGDLMHDDKQGYRDIEQDEPLQSIIQKTAGNSIQSIKDTASILNADALEKAVQLLLHANQIHFIGVGASGIVAADAQQKFLRINYAATAFTDMHIASTVIANAGENDIVFGISFSGETLDIIQALQLAKDNQVKTIALTHPGHTSVSALCDVHLSTSGSNEAPFRSAATSSRMAQLYLIDVLFLSLASRQYEETAQYIDKTRHAIRSMKRKSKGDAT from the coding sequence ATGTCAGCAGGTGGACTTACCCTACTACACACAATCAAATCAAAGCTTCCCCAATCTGAAAAAATCATTGCAGACTATATCCTTGCCCATCCTGACAAAGTCATTAAAAGCACAGTACACGAAATTAGTCAGGCAGCCGGCGCAAGCAGCTCTGCAGTCATCCGTCTTTGTAAATCTCTCGGGCTGGATGGCTATCACGATTTAAAAATGCGGATCGCTGGAGACTTGATGCATGACGATAAACAAGGCTACAGAGATATCGAACAAGATGAACCGCTTCAATCCATTATTCAAAAAACAGCAGGAAACTCGATTCAATCGATTAAGGACACCGCTTCTATTTTAAATGCAGATGCTTTAGAAAAGGCTGTTCAATTACTGCTGCATGCAAACCAAATTCATTTTATCGGTGTTGGTGCATCTGGCATCGTCGCAGCTGATGCCCAGCAGAAATTTCTCAGAATTAACTATGCAGCGACAGCCTTCACTGACATGCACATTGCATCTACGGTCATTGCAAATGCGGGTGAGAATGACATTGTGTTTGGTATCTCCTTTTCAGGAGAAACATTAGACATCATTCAAGCCCTCCAGCTCGCAAAAGACAATCAAGTGAAAACCATTGCTTTAACACATCCAGGTCATACAAGCGTTTCTGCTTTATGTGATGTTCACCTATCGACGTCCGGTTCCAATGAAGCACCTTTTCGCAGTGCTGCCACTTCCTCTAGAATGGCACAGCTCTACTTAATTGATGTCTTGTTCCTCAGTTTAGCTTCTCGTCAATATGAAGAGACAGCCCAATATATTGACAAAACAAGGCATGCCATCCGCTCCATGAAACGAAAATCAAAGGGGGATGCAACATGA
- a CDS encoding PTS transporter subunit EIIC gives MSHQKTYQQLAKDILLLCGGSENISSHTHCMTRLRITPMDNEKVHVTAIKELDGVIGVVEAETLQIILGTGVVNQVSSAFEQLLNASGSYDLNNEALKNKQAISQKNRTPFKLFLRRIASIFIPIIPALVASGLITGITKAIVQAGWLDEKSQAAIILTVIGSGLFAYFGILVGTNAAKEFGGSPALGALAGILIINPASADIMLFGTNILPGRGGLIGVLLAAIFMALVETLIRRFVPQSLDIIVTPTITLLITGIFTYIVFMPVGGFISDAITSGLTYLLNIGGIFAGFVLGATFLPLVVTGLHQGLTPIHMELINSIGDDPLLPILAMGGAGQVGAAFAIYMKTKKKKLKRAIAGGLPSGMLGIGEPLIFGVTLPLGRPFLTACLGAGIGGAFQSYFQIATKAIGVSGLPLTFIVHTHQMLLYLIGLFIAYVAGFFFTYLFGFHDDMAVEFKDHTQ, from the coding sequence ATGAGTCATCAAAAGACATATCAACAGTTGGCGAAAGACATTCTTTTACTCTGTGGTGGTTCAGAAAATATCTCTTCCCATACACATTGTATGACAAGGCTCCGAATTACACCGATGGACAATGAAAAAGTTCATGTCACAGCAATCAAAGAACTCGATGGCGTCATTGGCGTCGTCGAGGCAGAAACGCTTCAAATCATTTTAGGCACTGGTGTTGTCAACCAAGTATCAAGTGCGTTTGAACAGCTGCTAAATGCCTCTGGTTCTTATGATTTAAATAACGAAGCACTAAAAAACAAACAAGCCATTTCTCAAAAGAACCGCACACCGTTCAAGCTGTTCTTACGGCGGATTGCCAGCATTTTCATTCCAATCATTCCAGCACTGGTTGCCTCAGGTCTTATTACCGGGATTACAAAAGCGATCGTGCAAGCAGGCTGGCTTGATGAAAAATCTCAAGCTGCAATTATTTTAACAGTGATAGGTTCTGGCCTTTTCGCTTATTTCGGGATATTAGTCGGAACAAATGCCGCAAAGGAATTTGGAGGCTCTCCTGCATTAGGCGCATTAGCTGGTATCCTCATTATTAATCCAGCCTCCGCAGACATTATGTTATTTGGCACTAATATTCTCCCAGGCAGAGGTGGACTCATCGGTGTTCTTCTAGCAGCCATCTTTATGGCACTTGTGGAAACCCTAATTAGACGCTTCGTTCCCCAATCACTTGATATCATCGTCACACCAACCATCACACTACTCATTACAGGCATTTTCACGTACATTGTCTTCATGCCAGTCGGCGGATTTATATCAGATGCCATCACCTCAGGACTGACTTACCTATTAAATATAGGCGGAATCTTCGCAGGATTTGTTCTTGGTGCGACCTTCCTTCCACTTGTTGTAACAGGACTTCACCAAGGGCTGACACCGATTCATATGGAACTCATCAATTCAATTGGAGATGACCCGTTGCTTCCAATTCTCGCTATGGGTGGTGCAGGACAGGTAGGCGCTGCATTCGCCATTTATATGAAAACAAAAAAGAAAAAGCTCAAAAGAGCCATTGCTGGCGGACTTCCTTCAGGAATGCTGGGTATTGGCGAACCACTTATTTTCGGTGTCACACTCCCACTCGGACGACCATTTCTCACCGCTTGTCTTGGTGCAGGAATCGGCGGCGCATTTCAATCTTATTTCCAAATTGCGACGAAAGCCATCGGTGTATCCGGTCTTCCATTAACCTTTATTGTTCACACACATCAAATGCTTCTTTACTTAATTGGACTATTTATCGCATATGTTGCTGGATTTTTCTTCACATACTTATTTGGTTTTCATGATGATATGGCTGTTGAATTCAAAGATCACACTCAATAA
- the pbp4b gene encoding penicillin binding protein PBP4B, with amino-acid sequence MKKCSLLITCLFMLLGLPVQTFATSSHPVSSLSKTAPEKYPVLKKAKQPEQVGFSSRQLRKVDQMIQNDIKAGFPGAALIIIKDGKIVHQKAYGYRQKYDGTSELKSYKKMKKDTLFDLASNTKMYATNYALQKLVYEQKLDVNEKIQTILPDFQDEPDAKVTGKDQLRVKDLLTHSAGLPSSVLFYSKESAGSFFSQDRKTTMKWLPKIPLQYKPGTQHIYSDIDYMLLGMIIEKKTGMRLDQYVESTIYRPLGLKHTLFNPLQKGFKPKHFAATERLGNSRDGVIDFENIRRYTLLGEVHDEKAYYSMAGISGHAGLFSNTSDMAVLLQLMLNRGSYGKTTIFDQASIELFTASSDTNPTYGLGWRKNGHTDMEWMFGKHASNEAYGHTGWTGTMTLIDPKHNVGVVLLTNKKHSPVVSPETNPNQFEGDLFPTGTYGSIMTAIYESFQ; translated from the coding sequence TTGAAGAAATGTTCTCTTTTGATCACATGTCTGTTCATGCTCCTTGGGTTACCAGTACAAACATTTGCAACTAGCTCCCATCCTGTATCGTCTTTGTCTAAAACAGCACCTGAAAAATATCCCGTCTTAAAAAAAGCAAAACAACCGGAACAAGTAGGTTTTTCTTCCAGGCAGCTGAGGAAGGTTGATCAAATGATTCAAAATGACATTAAAGCAGGATTTCCAGGAGCCGCTCTCATCATTATCAAGGACGGAAAGATCGTCCATCAAAAAGCCTATGGCTACCGTCAAAAATACGATGGCACGTCAGAGCTCAAATCGTATAAAAAAATGAAAAAGGATACACTATTCGATTTGGCATCCAATACAAAAATGTACGCGACCAACTATGCCCTGCAAAAGCTTGTCTACGAGCAAAAACTTGATGTCAACGAAAAAATACAGACCATCCTTCCAGATTTTCAGGATGAACCTGATGCAAAGGTAACCGGTAAAGACCAGCTTCGGGTAAAGGATCTTCTCACCCATTCTGCCGGTCTCCCTTCCAGTGTCTTATTTTATAGCAAAGAATCGGCTGGCTCTTTTTTCTCTCAAGACAGAAAAACAACGATGAAATGGCTGCCAAAGATACCGCTGCAATACAAGCCAGGTACCCAGCACATTTATAGTGATATTGATTATATGCTGCTAGGCATGATCATCGAGAAGAAAACAGGTATGCGTCTTGATCAATATGTCGAGTCGACAATTTATCGTCCGCTAGGCCTCAAACATACATTGTTCAATCCTCTGCAAAAAGGGTTCAAGCCGAAGCATTTTGCAGCAACTGAACGTTTAGGCAATTCACGAGACGGTGTGATCGATTTTGAAAACATCCGACGGTATACCCTGCTAGGTGAAGTACACGACGAGAAAGCATATTACTCAATGGCAGGTATCTCCGGCCACGCTGGACTTTTCTCGAACACCTCAGATATGGCCGTGCTGCTTCAGCTGATGCTTAACAGAGGAAGCTATGGAAAAACAACCATCTTTGATCAAGCTTCTATCGAACTCTTTACAGCCTCATCTGATACGAATCCAACTTACGGGCTAGGCTGGCGAAAAAACGGTCATACTGACATGGAATGGATGTTTGGAAAACATGCAAGTAACGAAGCCTATGGACATACTGGCTGGACCGGCACAATGACGTTAATTGATCCTAAACACAATGTAGGTGTCGTTTTGCTGACGAATAAGAAACATTCACCCGTTGTTTCACCAGAAACCAATCCTAATCAATTTGAAGGTGACCTGTTCCCAACTGGTACTTATGGGAGCATCATGACCGCAATCTACGAATCTTTTCAGTAA
- a CDS encoding SulP family inorganic anion transporter has protein sequence MKDLFVKQEWFGHLRQDVLAGILVAMALIPEAIAFSIIAGVDPKVGLYASFCIAIVISFVGGRPGMISAATGAMALVMVNLVADHGLQYLFAATILTGLIQIVFGLCRVSRLMKFIPRSVMVGFVNALAIMIFMAQLPHFVGESMAMYMMTGGALLIIYLLPKVIKVIPSPLIAIIVMTIIAVFGHIDVRTVGDMGELPSSLPVFLIPQVPFSWETLAIIFPYSLALAMVGLLESLLTAQIVDDMTETSSNKNKEARGQGIANVVAGFFGGMAGCAMIGQSVINTKAGGRGRLSTFVAGAFLMVLIFVLGDVVVQIPMAALVAVMFMVSIGTFDWSSFQQLRKNPKTDSIVMVVTVVTVVWTHDLSKGVFAGVLLSAVFFVAKISKLHITSKESQAGTWEYRVKGQIFFASVTDLIQAFHQGKNLQSVVIDLSEARIWDESGVAAIERIKERYQANGVQVDVVGMDTSSRKLVKQVNGS, from the coding sequence TTGAAAGATTTATTTGTAAAGCAAGAATGGTTTGGACATTTACGTCAGGATGTGCTTGCGGGTATATTAGTCGCAATGGCTTTAATTCCTGAGGCAATTGCGTTTTCGATTATTGCGGGCGTTGATCCAAAGGTCGGGTTGTATGCATCGTTTTGTATTGCGATTGTGATTTCGTTTGTTGGTGGACGCCCAGGCATGATTTCGGCTGCAACAGGGGCTATGGCTCTCGTCATGGTTAACTTGGTTGCTGATCATGGGTTGCAATATTTGTTTGCAGCTACTATTTTGACAGGTTTGATTCAAATTGTGTTTGGATTGTGCCGAGTGTCTCGTTTGATGAAATTTATTCCGAGGTCCGTGATGGTTGGTTTTGTCAATGCGTTGGCTATTATGATTTTCATGGCTCAGCTTCCACATTTCGTTGGGGAATCAATGGCTATGTATATGATGACAGGTGGTGCTTTGCTGATCATTTATTTATTGCCAAAGGTGATAAAGGTGATCCCTTCTCCACTCATTGCCATTATTGTAATGACGATCATTGCTGTATTTGGACATATTGATGTTAGAACTGTTGGAGATATGGGAGAGCTTCCTAGTTCTTTACCTGTTTTTCTGATTCCTCAAGTTCCGTTTAGCTGGGAAACACTTGCTATCATTTTTCCTTATTCTTTAGCACTTGCGATGGTTGGTTTACTTGAGTCTCTTTTAACCGCACAGATTGTCGATGATATGACAGAGACGTCTAGTAATAAGAACAAGGAAGCGAGAGGTCAAGGGATTGCCAATGTGGTTGCAGGATTCTTTGGTGGTATGGCTGGCTGTGCGATGATTGGTCAATCTGTGATTAATACGAAGGCAGGTGGACGAGGCCGGCTTTCTACCTTTGTAGCGGGTGCTTTTTTAATGGTGCTGATTTTTGTACTAGGTGATGTCGTGGTTCAAATTCCGATGGCTGCTCTAGTGGCTGTGATGTTCATGGTTTCCATTGGCACATTTGATTGGAGTTCCTTTCAACAGCTAAGAAAGAATCCGAAAACAGATTCTATTGTGATGGTTGTAACGGTTGTGACGGTGGTGTGGACTCATGATTTATCAAAAGGTGTTTTTGCAGGTGTGCTGCTCAGTGCGGTATTTTTTGTCGCAAAAATATCGAAGCTTCATATTACATCTAAAGAAAGCCAGGCAGGTACTTGGGAATATCGAGTAAAAGGGCAAATTTTCTTTGCTTCTGTCACTGACTTGATCCAAGCGTTCCATCAAGGGAAAAACCTCCAATCTGTTGTGATTGATTTGTCTGAAGCGCGTATATGGGATGAATCAGGCGTTGCAGCGATTGAACGTATAAAGGAGAGGTATCAAGCAAATGGCGTCCAGGTGGACGTAGTTGGAATGGATACATCAAGTCGAAAGCTTGTGAAACAGGTGAATGGTTCTTAA
- a CDS encoding glycoside hydrolase family 3 protein, whose protein sequence is MLKALFPAALVLALLTSSIPTEKVSSASLPTAKQMVQDMSLDEKIGQMLMPDFRNWQTKDESAPTGFTKMNKEVSHLIEKYHLGGIILFAENVVDTEQTVKLTHEIQKASPNIPLLISIDQEGGIVTRLQKGTHFPGNMSIGASRSKKNAYDTGKIIGKELNALGINTNFAPVLDVNNNPNNPVIGVRSFSSDPALVSRLGLQTMKGLQKEKTISTLKHFPGHGDTAVDSHYGLPLVEHDLDRLIKVELYPFQQAINAGADMVMTAHVQFPAIDNTTYQSKKDGEDIMVPATLSKKVITHLLKEEMGFQGVVVTDALNMKAIADNFGQEEAAVMAIKAGVDIALMPAPVISLKTEKNLENVFNAVKQAILKKEIPMSQINESVEKILQLKSERGIITSKKPISLEKKIKKATQVVGKKPNRKAEQKIAREGITLLKNNKKTLPFKPKKNDIIVVMAPYEDHTKAMSVTVESLMKQKKIKPVRIQSYAFAEKTFTKDTAKLIQEADYVITGSYVVQNDPAVNDGIIDDNVQDPKKWATAFPRAVMKEAAAQNKKMVIMSLRNPYDAANFEEADALLAVYGFKGFSNGQFNQPNIPAGLEVIFGAASPKGILPVDIPSVTHPNQTLYPFGYGLNLKGKQIK, encoded by the coding sequence ATGTTGAAAGCTCTCTTCCCCGCTGCACTGGTTTTGGCCCTGCTAACCTCTTCCATTCCAACGGAAAAGGTTAGCTCTGCCTCTCTGCCAACTGCTAAACAAATGGTTCAAGACATGTCACTGGATGAAAAGATAGGTCAAATGCTCATGCCGGACTTTCGCAATTGGCAAACAAAAGATGAATCCGCACCTACAGGTTTCACAAAAATGAATAAAGAAGTATCTCATCTTATAGAAAAATATCATCTAGGCGGTATCATCTTATTTGCCGAGAATGTCGTTGATACGGAACAAACCGTGAAACTCACCCATGAAATCCAAAAAGCATCACCAAATATTCCTTTACTCATTTCCATTGATCAAGAAGGCGGAATCGTCACAAGGTTACAAAAGGGAACACATTTCCCAGGAAATATGTCGATTGGTGCCTCTAGAAGCAAGAAAAATGCATATGACACAGGAAAAATCATCGGCAAAGAATTAAATGCCTTAGGGATCAATACAAATTTTGCTCCTGTGCTTGATGTGAATAATAACCCAAACAACCCCGTCATTGGTGTCCGTTCCTTTAGTTCTGATCCTGCTCTTGTCTCTAGACTTGGCCTTCAAACCATGAAAGGACTTCAAAAGGAAAAGACCATTTCCACACTAAAACATTTCCCGGGACATGGTGATACAGCCGTCGATAGTCACTACGGCTTGCCGCTCGTAGAGCATGACCTAGATCGTTTAATAAAGGTTGAGCTGTATCCGTTTCAACAGGCGATCAACGCTGGTGCGGATATGGTCATGACCGCTCATGTTCAATTTCCTGCTATTGACAACACAACGTATCAAAGCAAAAAAGATGGCGAGGACATCATGGTTCCAGCAACCTTATCAAAAAAAGTCATCACACACTTATTAAAAGAAGAGATGGGCTTTCAAGGCGTTGTTGTGACAGACGCTCTAAACATGAAAGCAATTGCAGATAATTTCGGACAGGAAGAAGCAGCAGTGATGGCCATTAAGGCAGGTGTCGACATCGCTCTCATGCCAGCACCAGTCATTTCATTAAAAACAGAGAAAAACCTAGAGAATGTATTCAATGCTGTCAAACAAGCGATTTTAAAGAAAGAGATTCCGATGTCGCAGATCAACGAATCTGTCGAAAAAATTCTTCAATTGAAAAGCGAGCGCGGCATTATAACCTCAAAAAAACCAATCAGTCTTGAGAAAAAAATCAAAAAAGCCACTCAAGTCGTTGGGAAAAAGCCGAACCGCAAAGCAGAACAAAAAATAGCACGTGAAGGAATCACCCTGCTTAAAAATAACAAAAAGACCTTACCTTTCAAGCCTAAAAAGAATGACATAATCGTGGTCATGGCCCCTTACGAAGATCACACAAAAGCAATGTCTGTCACAGTCGAATCTCTCATGAAACAAAAAAAGATCAAGCCTGTACGCATACAGTCATATGCTTTTGCGGAAAAAACGTTCACCAAAGATACAGCCAAACTAATTCAAGAAGCTGACTATGTCATCACTGGCTCTTACGTTGTCCAAAATGACCCAGCTGTGAATGATGGCATAATTGATGACAATGTCCAGGACCCGAAAAAATGGGCAACTGCCTTCCCTCGTGCTGTCATGAAGGAAGCAGCAGCACAAAACAAAAAAATGGTCATCATGAGTCTTAGAAACCCTTATGATGCGGCAAATTTTGAAGAAGCGGATGCCTTACTAGCAGTGTACGGTTTTAAAGGATTCTCAAACGGACAATTCAATCAACCAAATATTCCTGCTGGACTTGAAGTGATATTTGGAGCTGCATCACCTAAAGGAATTCTGCCAGTTGATATCCCATCTGTCACTCATCCAAATCAAACCCTTTACCCATTTGGCTATGGACTCAACTTGAAAGGGAAACAGATCAAATAG
- a CDS encoding bile acid:sodium symporter family protein: MLVRLNQVLGRMMPLITPFSVLIGVLLAAYLKDFTFLVPWVFAVMTFAGSLSSTFSALKHTVMHPLPLILSFMILHVLMPLYAWSAGHLIFAGDAMTITGLTLAMVIPTGVSSLIWAAMYKGNVGLTLSIILIDTLLSPLIVPASLSLLAGTQVHMDMVAIMKGLFGMVVLPSILGMLVRHYAKPAMTKMISQTLSPFSKIGLFVVVSINSSVVAPYLRELDAAFFSKAATVFVIAMSGYAFAWLIGKTMKCTQGEIVAIVYTGGMRNISAGAVLAISFFPPAVAVPVVIGMLFQQVLAALFGFLLNRFELKAAAVTKSFS, from the coding sequence ATGCTTGTGCGTTTGAACCAAGTGCTCGGCCGGATGATGCCGCTCATTACGCCTTTTAGTGTATTAATCGGTGTTTTATTAGCGGCCTATCTAAAGGATTTTACGTTTTTGGTGCCATGGGTATTTGCTGTTATGACCTTTGCTGGGAGTTTGTCTTCTACTTTTTCGGCTTTAAAGCATACGGTGATGCACCCATTGCCTTTGATTTTATCGTTTATGATTTTGCACGTGTTGATGCCTCTTTATGCTTGGTCGGCGGGACATCTCATATTTGCGGGTGATGCCATGACGATCACCGGTTTGACACTTGCAATGGTGATTCCCACAGGAGTTTCTAGTTTAATATGGGCGGCAATGTATAAAGGGAATGTTGGGTTAACGTTATCCATTATTTTAATTGATACATTGCTTTCGCCATTGATTGTGCCAGCCAGTTTGTCACTTTTGGCCGGAACACAGGTTCATATGGACATGGTGGCAATCATGAAAGGGCTGTTTGGGATGGTGGTGCTTCCATCTATTTTAGGGATGCTCGTTCGTCACTATGCAAAGCCTGCTATGACGAAAATGATCAGTCAGACACTGTCACCTTTTTCAAAAATAGGCTTGTTTGTAGTGGTGTCGATTAACAGTTCTGTTGTTGCACCATACTTGCGTGAACTGGATGCCGCTTTTTTTAGTAAGGCAGCGACTGTGTTTGTTATTGCAATGAGCGGATATGCGTTTGCATGGTTGATTGGAAAGACGATGAAATGTACTCAAGGAGAGATTGTGGCCATCGTGTATACGGGCGGTATGAGAAACATTAGTGCGGGGGCTGTGCTTGCCATTAGCTTTTTCCCGCCTGCTGTTGCTGTTCCTGTGGTGATTGGCATGCTGTTTCAGCAAGTTCTTGCTGCCTTGTTTGGCTTCTTACTCAATCGTTTTGAGCTGAAAGCAGCTGCTGTGACGAAATCTTTCTCATGA
- a CDS encoding DUF1343 domain-containing protein: MMSTLTAASPADPKRTDTKGKKAAVKTGVETLLTSNLSWLKEKRVGLITNPTGIDANMKSSVDLLFEHPNIKLTALYGPEHGVRGDAQAGEDIESYTDEKTGLPVYSLYGKTRKPTPEMLKNVDVLLFDIQDVGSRYYTYIYTMAYAMEAAKENNIPFVILDRPNPIGGLKVEGPVLEREHASFVGLYPIPLRHGMTTGELAKLFNQEFHINAEVTVVKMKNWKRSMTFDDTKLPFVLPSPNMPTVDSTFVYPATGLIEGTNVSEGRGTTKPFELIGAPYINSSELAEHLNQLKLKGVQFRPVSFTPTFSKHAGTLSHGVQLYVTDRSSFEAVKTGVSIIKAIHDLYPHDFHFLQTGNFDKLIGNGWTKEDINKGTSIKHIMKRYHHDLKTFEKKRKKYLIY, encoded by the coding sequence ATGATGAGCACATTGACTGCCGCCTCTCCCGCAGATCCAAAACGAACAGACACAAAAGGAAAAAAAGCAGCAGTCAAAACAGGAGTCGAAACACTACTCACAAGCAATCTTTCATGGCTAAAAGAGAAAAGGGTCGGTCTCATTACCAACCCGACTGGCATTGATGCCAATATGAAAAGCAGTGTCGATCTCCTATTTGAACATCCAAATATCAAGCTCACTGCTTTATATGGACCTGAACACGGCGTGCGCGGCGATGCACAAGCAGGAGAAGACATCGAATCCTATACCGATGAAAAAACAGGTCTTCCTGTTTACTCTCTTTATGGAAAAACAAGAAAACCTACTCCTGAAATGCTGAAAAATGTAGATGTCCTGCTGTTTGATATTCAAGACGTTGGTAGTCGTTATTACACCTATATTTACACGATGGCCTATGCGATGGAAGCCGCTAAAGAAAACAACATTCCTTTTGTTATCCTAGACCGCCCAAATCCCATTGGCGGACTAAAAGTAGAAGGACCTGTTTTAGAGCGTGAACACGCCTCATTTGTGGGGCTCTATCCAATTCCATTAAGACACGGAATGACGACTGGTGAACTTGCTAAACTCTTTAACCAAGAGTTTCATATCAATGCTGAGGTAACAGTCGTTAAAATGAAAAATTGGAAGCGGTCCATGACATTCGATGATACAAAGCTGCCGTTCGTCCTTCCTTCTCCTAACATGCCAACAGTGGATAGTACCTTTGTATATCCTGCCACTGGATTAATTGAAGGAACAAATGTCTCTGAAGGCAGAGGAACGACAAAACCATTCGAGCTCATTGGTGCACCCTATATCAATAGCAGCGAGCTGGCAGAGCATTTAAATCAGCTAAAACTAAAAGGCGTTCAATTTAGACCTGTGTCATTCACCCCCACATTTTCTAAACATGCCGGTACGCTATCTCACGGTGTGCAGTTATACGTCACAGACCGCTCATCCTTCGAAGCAGTAAAAACGGGGGTGTCCATCATCAAAGCAATACATGATTTATATCCTCATGACTTTCATTTCCTTCAAACAGGCAACTTTGATAAACTCATCGGGAATGGATGGACGAAAGAAGACATCAATAAAGGAACTTCTATCAAACATATCATGAAACGCTATCACCATGACCTCAAAACATTCGAAAAGAAGCGGAAAAAATATCTCATCTATTAA